A genomic window from Halorubrum lacusprofundi ATCC 49239 includes:
- a CDS encoding PQQ-binding-like beta-propeller repeat protein, which produces MDRRVLFASLILLAGGATGVGVALFAFVGVDDATIDAEVVWESEPVAGDDGSGAVVATMDGDSLVIQSTVEDGNRTIRATAVGGGVEWKTAVGGSDTADDGTDPPATSGLVAGQLGGDEVVAFTTESGSLIVLNPADGTERLAVDLGGPGGLRPAIGDLDGDGDAEIAAVTTDGRVRAVDAAGETVFETDLDAPVNRRPLAVDFGGDANGSADDGADTARGLAVATAADGDRSISLLDATGEARWTTTPSVTPLSWSAADTRSGPVLALGGANGNLETIDVSDGGTRYEVGLQDLPVAVGDADPGRVHVGGSGSIWAVDLLDGEVVWKQQYGGDTRVNAPGVADVTGDGSPGPVVVNRDGGVLALNQKGEAIARGNIGTAVVYGGPLFADVTGDGSAEVLIVAEDGRIVALSD; this is translated from the coding sequence ATGGACCGCCGCGTTCTGTTCGCGAGTCTGATCCTGTTGGCCGGCGGCGCGACCGGCGTCGGCGTCGCGCTCTTCGCGTTCGTCGGCGTCGATGACGCCACGATCGACGCCGAGGTCGTCTGGGAATCCGAGCCCGTCGCCGGCGACGACGGCAGCGGTGCGGTCGTCGCCACCATGGACGGGGACTCGCTCGTCATCCAGTCGACGGTCGAGGACGGGAATCGAACGATACGCGCCACCGCCGTGGGCGGCGGCGTGGAGTGGAAGACGGCTGTCGGCGGGAGCGATACTGCCGACGACGGCACCGATCCCCCCGCGACGAGCGGGCTAGTCGCCGGCCAACTCGGCGGCGACGAGGTGGTTGCGTTCACGACCGAATCGGGATCGCTCATCGTCCTCAACCCGGCTGACGGAACCGAGCGGCTCGCCGTCGACCTCGGCGGACCGGGCGGGCTCCGGCCAGCGATCGGTGACCTCGACGGCGATGGCGACGCCGAGATCGCCGCGGTCACGACCGACGGACGAGTCCGAGCCGTCGACGCCGCCGGCGAGACGGTGTTCGAGACAGACCTCGACGCGCCGGTGAATCGTCGGCCGCTGGCCGTCGACTTCGGCGGTGACGCTAACGGCAGCGCGGACGACGGAGCCGACACCGCCCGCGGGCTCGCGGTCGCGACCGCGGCCGACGGCGATCGCTCGATCAGCCTGCTCGACGCGACCGGCGAGGCCCGGTGGACGACGACCCCGTCGGTCACGCCCCTGAGCTGGAGCGCGGCCGACACGCGCAGCGGCCCGGTGCTCGCGCTCGGCGGCGCGAACGGCAACCTAGAGACGATCGACGTTTCCGACGGCGGAACCCGTTACGAGGTCGGGCTACAGGATCTACCCGTCGCCGTCGGCGACGCAGACCCCGGTCGCGTCCACGTCGGCGGGAGCGGCAGCATCTGGGCGGTCGACCTGCTCGACGGAGAAGTCGTCTGGAAACAGCAGTACGGCGGCGATACGCGGGTAAACGCTCCCGGTGTCGCGGACGTGACCGGCGACGGCTCTCCGGGCCCGGTCGTGGTGAATCGGGATGGAGGCGTGCTCGCACTGAACCAGAAGGGCGAGGCGATCGCCCGCGGCAATATCGGTACCGCCGTCGTGTACGGGGGGCCGCTGTTCGCGGACGTGACCGGCGACGGAAGCGCCGAGGTACTCATCGTCGCCGAGGACGGGCGGATCGTTGCGCTGTCCGACTGA
- a CDS encoding carbonic anhydrase: MSRDLLIELLDRNDEHVASAAAADLDAQRDGQQPPVVSVCCSDSRVSQEGMWAVDRPGYLFTAGNIGNRVSDRVDGERVLDGSVAYPLAHTNTDVLVVVGHTGCGAVGAALSAARTGELPAEPGIRADVEDLVPIVEAGLDALDGDGDSDETADEGDGEDGPSVRNRLVEYNVHEQVAIARETEEAADAEVYGFVYDFHGAYGGPDGAVYLVNVDGERDLDTLRDRVGSEHANRVATLL, encoded by the coding sequence ATGAGCCGAGACCTCCTGATCGAACTCCTCGATCGCAACGACGAGCACGTCGCTTCCGCCGCCGCTGCTGACCTCGACGCCCAGCGCGACGGCCAGCAGCCCCCAGTCGTCTCGGTCTGCTGTTCGGACTCCCGCGTGTCCCAGGAAGGCATGTGGGCGGTCGATCGCCCGGGGTACCTCTTTACCGCCGGCAACATCGGGAACCGCGTGAGCGACCGCGTCGACGGCGAGCGCGTGCTCGACGGCAGCGTCGCGTACCCGCTCGCTCACACCAACACGGACGTGCTCGTAGTCGTCGGACACACCGGGTGCGGCGCGGTTGGCGCCGCCCTCTCGGCAGCTCGGACCGGCGAACTCCCCGCAGAACCCGGCATCAGGGCCGACGTTGAGGACCTCGTTCCGATCGTCGAGGCGGGCCTCGACGCGCTCGACGGGGACGGCGACAGCGACGAAACCGCCGACGAAGGGGACGGCGAGGACGGCCCCAGCGTCCGGAACCGCCTCGTCGAGTACAACGTCCACGAGCAGGTGGCGATCGCCCGAGAGACCGAGGAGGCGGCCGACGCCGAGGTGTACGGCTTCGTCTACGACTTCCACGGCGCGTACGGGGGGCCGGACGGCGCGGTCTACCTCGTGAACGTCGACGGCGAGCGCGACCTTGACACCCTCCGTGATCGGGTCGGCTCGGAGCACGCAAATCGCGTCGCGACGTTGCTGTAG
- a CDS encoding translation initiation factor eIF-1A, whose product MSEESGRRNLRMPNDDEVFAVVTEHLGGNHVRLRCVDGKTRMGRIPGRMKYRTWISEGDVVLAEPWAWQDEKANVEWRYDDDDADQLRREGHIQ is encoded by the coding sequence ATGAGCGAAGAATCCGGGCGTCGGAACCTCCGAATGCCCAACGACGACGAAGTGTTCGCCGTGGTGACGGAACACCTCGGCGGAAACCACGTGCGGCTGCGCTGCGTTGACGGCAAGACGCGAATGGGCCGGATCCCCGGCCGCATGAAGTACCGGACGTGGATCAGCGAGGGCGACGTGGTCCTCGCGGAGCCGTGGGCCTGGCAAGACGAGAAGGCGAACGTCGAGTGGCGGTACGACGACGACGACGCGGACCAGCTCCGACGCGAAGGCCACATTCAGTAA
- a CDS encoding thiolase family protein yields MTDETTPVIAAAYRTPQGRDGGVYADVRSEDLSTRLIDHTLAETGLTGDHVDDLMWGVAQQRTEQDNNVARVIALLSDLGESVPATSINRWCASSMQAIISAADAIAAGNRDCIIAGGVENMSRVPMDGDSYEHLHPELSEQYNVFQLQMGMTAEKVAEEYEVSREAQDEYAARSHQRAAEATESGRFDDEIVPVETDDGLIDEDEGIRPDTTAEKLSGLSPAFTGDGTVTAGNSSQISDGASLTLVTSKAFAEDHGLDVLAEVGTNNVAGVDPTVMGIGPVPATRGLLDRAGRTIDDYDLVELNEAFASQCEYSRRELGIDEEQYNVNGGAIAIGHPLGASGARLPVTLIHEMQKRDADRGLATLCVGFGQGAAIEFSR; encoded by the coding sequence ATGACAGACGAGACCACTCCGGTTATCGCCGCAGCCTACCGAACGCCGCAGGGACGCGACGGGGGCGTCTACGCGGACGTCCGCAGCGAGGATCTTTCGACGCGCCTCATCGACCACACGCTCGCGGAGACCGGGCTGACCGGCGACCACGTCGACGACCTGATGTGGGGGGTCGCCCAGCAGCGGACCGAACAGGACAACAACGTCGCCCGCGTCATCGCGCTCCTCTCTGACCTCGGTGAATCGGTACCGGCGACCTCGATCAACCGCTGGTGCGCCTCCTCGATGCAGGCGATCATCTCGGCAGCGGACGCCATCGCGGCCGGGAACCGCGACTGCATCATCGCCGGCGGCGTCGAGAATATGAGTCGCGTCCCGATGGACGGCGACTCCTACGAACACCTCCACCCCGAGTTGTCGGAGCAGTACAACGTCTTTCAGCTCCAGATGGGAATGACCGCCGAGAAGGTCGCCGAGGAGTACGAGGTGAGCCGCGAGGCCCAAGACGAGTACGCCGCCCGGAGCCACCAGCGTGCCGCCGAGGCGACGGAGTCGGGACGCTTCGACGACGAGATCGTCCCCGTGGAGACCGACGACGGCCTGATCGACGAAGACGAAGGGATCCGCCCGGACACGACCGCCGAGAAGCTCTCCGGCCTCTCGCCGGCGTTCACGGGGGACGGCACGGTGACCGCGGGGAACTCCTCGCAGATCTCGGACGGCGCGTCGCTGACGCTCGTCACGAGCAAGGCGTTCGCAGAAGACCACGGGCTCGACGTGCTCGCGGAGGTCGGCACGAACAACGTCGCCGGCGTCGACCCCACCGTGATGGGGATCGGCCCGGTGCCCGCGACGCGCGGCCTGCTTGACCGCGCCGGTCGGACCATCGACGACTACGACCTCGTCGAGCTCAACGAGGCGTTCGCCTCCCAGTGTGAGTACTCCCGCCGCGAACTCGGAATCGACGAGGAGCAGTACAACGTCAACGGCGGCGCCATCGCCATCGGCCACCCGCTCGGCGCCTCCGGCGCGCGACTCCCCGTCACCCTGATCCACGAGATGCAGAAGCGCGACGCCGACCGCGGCCTTGCGACCCTCTGTGTCGGCTTCGGACAGGGCGCAGCGATCGAGTTCAGTCGATAA
- the gpmI gene encoding 2,3-bisphosphoglycerate-independent phosphoglycerate mutase, which produces METALIILDGWGLGGGAGDGEDGETVDPSGRPAGRDAVAAADTPTFDTATERGANGRLVVHGRRVGLPEGQMGNSEVGHLNIGAGRVVKQAYTRISDALAEGSLSDNDAIAGALDHAASTGGRVHFMGLVSDGGVHSDVEHLLALIDAAADAGVPATSHAFTDGRDTAPEIADRFLADVTAKADERGTGHVATVTGRYHAMDRDENWERTKKAYDAIVEREALHEAETAVEAATEAHARGETDEFIEPTLVAGAPALADGDAVVFFNFRADRARQLVRMLTDTRPDWTFDLDQPGIRMTTMTEYDETFAFPVAFPPQMPANTIGEVVSEAGLTQLRIAESEKYPHVTYFLNGGREVEFPGERREIVESPDVPTYDLQPEMSAPELTDEAVGIITEEDPDLMVLNYANPDMVGHTGDFDAAVEAVEAVDAQLHRLLDAVADAGGHAVVTADHGNADDMGTLENPHTAHTFNPVPFVYLTPDSDDGGCEIRNGGSLCDIAPTLVDLIGLDRPTEMTGESLLAE; this is translated from the coding sequence ATGGAAACGGCGCTCATCATTCTCGACGGATGGGGTCTCGGCGGTGGAGCGGGCGACGGTGAGGACGGCGAGACGGTCGACCCCTCAGGTCGGCCGGCGGGACGCGACGCGGTCGCGGCGGCCGACACGCCGACGTTCGACACCGCGACCGAGCGCGGCGCGAACGGTCGACTCGTCGTCCACGGCCGGCGCGTGGGGCTTCCGGAGGGCCAGATGGGAAACTCCGAGGTCGGCCACCTGAACATCGGCGCGGGACGGGTCGTCAAGCAGGCGTACACCCGGATCTCCGACGCGCTCGCGGAGGGATCGCTGTCTGATAACGACGCCATCGCGGGCGCGCTCGATCACGCCGCCTCGACCGGGGGGCGGGTCCACTTCATGGGGCTCGTCTCCGACGGCGGCGTCCACTCGGACGTCGAGCACCTGCTCGCGCTGATCGACGCCGCCGCCGACGCCGGGGTGCCAGCGACGAGCCACGCGTTCACCGACGGCCGCGATACCGCCCCGGAGATCGCCGACCGATTCCTCGCGGACGTGACGGCGAAGGCCGACGAGCGCGGGACCGGTCACGTCGCGACCGTGACGGGACGCTATCACGCGATGGACCGCGACGAGAACTGGGAGCGGACGAAGAAGGCGTACGACGCCATCGTCGAGCGCGAGGCGCTCCACGAGGCCGAGACGGCGGTCGAGGCCGCGACCGAGGCCCACGCTCGCGGCGAGACGGACGAGTTCATCGAGCCGACGCTGGTCGCCGGCGCCCCCGCCCTCGCCGACGGCGACGCGGTCGTCTTCTTCAACTTCAGGGCCGATCGCGCCCGGCAACTGGTCCGGATGCTCACCGACACGCGTCCCGACTGGACGTTCGACCTCGACCAGCCGGGGATCCGGATGACCACGATGACCGAGTACGACGAGACGTTCGCGTTCCCGGTGGCGTTCCCGCCCCAGATGCCCGCGAACACCATCGGCGAGGTCGTCTCCGAGGCGGGACTCACCCAACTCCGGATCGCCGAGTCGGAGAAGTACCCGCACGTGACGTACTTCCTCAACGGCGGCCGCGAGGTGGAGTTCCCCGGCGAGCGGCGCGAGATCGTCGAAAGTCCGGACGTGCCGACGTACGACCTCCAGCCGGAGATGTCCGCGCCGGAGCTTACGGACGAGGCGGTCGGGATCATCACTGAAGAGGACCCAGACCTGATGGTCCTCAACTACGCCAACCCCGACATGGTGGGTCACACCGGCGACTTCGACGCCGCGGTCGAGGCGGTCGAGGCGGTCGACGCACAGCTCCATCGCCTCCTCGACGCGGTCGCCGACGCGGGCGGCCACGCGGTCGTGACGGCCGACCACGGCAACGCTGACGATATGGGGACTCTCGAAAACCCCCACACCGCTCACACCTTCAACCCGGTTCCGTTCGTCTACTTGACCCCCGACAGCGACGACGGCGGGTGCGAGATCCGAAACGGGGGGTCGCTGTGTGACATCGCCCCGACACTCGTGGACCTGATCGGCCTCGATCGACCCACAGAGATGACCGGCGAGAGCCTCCTCGCGGAATAA
- a CDS encoding ArsR/SmtB family transcription factor has translation MDSAVLLDLLGNENRRRILRLLATKPCYVTEISEYLDVSPKAVIDHLRKLDEAGLVESTTDDQRRKYFRIAQSLRLEVSVSPYGFGAKSAYPAKNSFDMASRCQHLSIEIPDDSGSSSDLADLAGEYGRLQDLDRELSLAQRWVQGRVEDTLAEIDERLGTESDSRFFAAVLDALVETDGTPAAVANEVGAREETVADALHQLADVGVVARDGSADVDHYRIR, from the coding sequence ATGGACTCCGCGGTACTGCTTGATCTCCTTGGGAACGAGAACCGGCGACGCATCCTCCGGCTGCTCGCCACCAAGCCCTGTTACGTCACGGAGATCTCGGAGTACCTCGACGTGAGCCCGAAAGCGGTGATCGACCACCTGCGAAAGTTGGACGAGGCCGGTCTCGTCGAGTCGACCACCGACGACCAGCGCCGCAAGTACTTCCGTATCGCTCAGAGCCTCCGACTGGAGGTAAGTGTCTCTCCGTACGGCTTCGGCGCGAAGAGCGCCTATCCCGCGAAGAACAGCTTCGACATGGCGTCACGGTGTCAGCATCTTTCGATAGAGATCCCCGACGACTCCGGGTCGTCGAGCGATTTGGCCGACCTCGCCGGCGAGTACGGCCGGCTCCAGGACCTCGACCGCGAACTCTCGCTGGCCCAGCGGTGGGTACAAGGGCGCGTCGAGGACACCCTGGCGGAGATCGACGAACGTCTCGGCACCGAGTCGGACAGCCGCTTTTTCGCGGCGGTGCTCGACGCGCTGGTCGAGACCGACGGCACACCCGCGGCGGTCGCCAACGAGGTCGGCGCCCGCGAGGAGACGGTGGCGGACGCCCTCCACCAGCTCGCCGACGTGGGGGTCGTCGCCCGCGACGGCTCCGCTGACGTGGATCACTACCGCATTCGGTAG
- a CDS encoding DMT family transporter: protein MSRTRNLSLFLILAAVWGSAFMAIKAGLTYFPPVLFAALRYDVAGVVMLAYAAYVVDDPIPRGRDEWTTVAVGATLIIAAYHAFLFIGESDPAVTSAVAAVIVSLSPVLTTVFARAFLPSERLTLVGVVGLLVGLAGAVVLAAPDPSNLTGGGTVAKLLVLLAAASFALGSVLTRASDDDLPIETMEAWSMLLGALLMHLLSLALGESVADVTWSTEAMLALGYLSIVASGLGFLIYFDLLDRLGPIEINLVSYVAPVFAAVSGWLFLNEAITSNTVAGFLIICVGFALVKRAAFRDALREYGVVG from the coding sequence GTGAGCCGAACACGGAACCTCTCGCTATTCCTTATCCTCGCCGCGGTGTGGGGATCGGCGTTCATGGCGATCAAAGCCGGGCTGACGTACTTTCCGCCGGTGTTGTTCGCCGCGCTCAGGTACGACGTTGCCGGCGTCGTCATGCTCGCGTACGCGGCGTACGTCGTCGACGATCCGATCCCGCGGGGACGCGACGAGTGGACCACCGTCGCCGTCGGCGCGACGCTGATCATCGCTGCCTACCACGCGTTCCTCTTCATCGGCGAGAGCGACCCGGCTGTGACAAGCGCGGTCGCGGCCGTGATCGTGAGCCTCTCGCCCGTTCTGACGACCGTCTTCGCGCGTGCCTTCCTCCCCTCGGAGCGGCTGACGCTGGTCGGCGTGGTGGGACTCCTCGTCGGGCTCGCGGGCGCGGTCGTGCTGGCCGCGCCGGACCCGAGCAATCTCACCGGCGGCGGCACGGTCGCGAAGCTGCTCGTCCTGCTGGCGGCCGCGTCGTTCGCGCTCGGCTCGGTGCTCACGCGGGCGTCCGACGACGACCTCCCGATCGAGACGATGGAGGCGTGGTCGATGCTGCTGGGTGCCCTCCTGATGCATCTACTGTCGCTTGCGCTCGGCGAGTCGGTCGCCGACGTGACGTGGAGCACGGAGGCAATGCTCGCGCTCGGATACCTCTCGATCGTTGCCAGCGGGCTCGGATTCCTCATCTACTTCGATCTCCTCGACCGGCTCGGTCCGATCGAGATCAACCTCGTCTCGTACGTCGCGCCGGTGTTCGCCGCGGTCTCCGGGTGGCTATTCTTGAACGAGGCGATCACATCGAACACCGTCGCCGGCTTCCTGATCATCTGCGTCGGCTTCGCGCTGGTAAAGCGGGCGGCGTTCAGAGACGCGCTCCGCGAGTACGGCGTCGTCGGGTGA
- a CDS encoding GNAT family N-acetyltransferase produces MFPETIETDRLRLEPRWPENVDLDDCYRICASDPGIDEVTEYVTWDPHETKKETLEFLERGRERWEDNEAASYVIRPREGEDGAGEIAGFGGFSVDWEKRTAVLGTWLRKRFWGRGYSGERAAALVEVAFENLDLDLVAVSHLPENAQSQRAIEKYVDRLGGRREGLLRNHITDLDGSVHDEVRYSISQAEWREATQ; encoded by the coding sequence ATGTTCCCCGAGACGATCGAGACGGACCGGCTACGATTAGAACCCCGATGGCCCGAGAACGTCGATCTCGACGACTGCTACCGGATCTGCGCGTCGGATCCCGGCATCGACGAGGTCACCGAGTACGTGACGTGGGACCCCCACGAGACCAAAAAGGAGACGCTGGAGTTCCTCGAACGCGGCCGCGAACGGTGGGAGGATAACGAGGCGGCGAGCTACGTCATCCGCCCCCGTGAGGGCGAGGACGGCGCCGGCGAGATCGCCGGCTTCGGCGGCTTCAGTGTCGACTGGGAGAAACGGACCGCAGTCCTCGGCACGTGGCTCCGAAAGCGGTTCTGGGGCCGCGGCTACTCCGGTGAGCGCGCCGCGGCGCTCGTTGAAGTCGCCTTTGAGAACCTCGATCTCGATCTCGTCGCCGTTAGCCACCTCCCCGAAAACGCGCAGTCACAGCGGGCGATCGAGAAGTACGTCGACCGACTCGGCGGCCGCCGAGAGGGGTTGTTACGGAATCACATCACCGATCTCGACGGCAGCGTCCACGACGAGGTCCGGTACTCGATCTCGCAGGCGGAGTGGCGCGAGGCGACTCAGTAG
- a CDS encoding RNA-binding domain-containing protein produces the protein MIYSIDVRIEAPVRDTEVTDRVADAIRNVFPDAEPIHEDGRLVAEGHTLDAFSDVLHEQEILDTARRVFLQNSTDEGFDFSLKKQAAFEGVVNFAVGEPDELGEVNVEVRIREPDVEAFIDYVAPETDEGRPVDPVREYGDRVDPEDIDY, from the coding sequence GTGATCTACAGCATCGACGTGCGCATCGAGGCCCCCGTCCGCGACACCGAGGTGACCGACCGGGTCGCCGACGCGATCAGGAACGTGTTCCCGGACGCGGAGCCGATCCACGAGGACGGCCGACTGGTCGCTGAGGGACACACCCTCGACGCCTTCTCCGACGTGCTCCACGAACAGGAGATCCTCGACACGGCCCGGCGGGTGTTCCTGCAGAACAGCACCGACGAGGGGTTCGACTTCTCGCTGAAAAAGCAGGCGGCGTTCGAGGGCGTCGTCAACTTCGCGGTCGGTGAGCCGGACGAGCTCGGCGAGGTCAACGTCGAGGTCCGCATCCGAGAGCCGGATGTCGAGGCGTTCATCGACTACGTCGCGCCCGAGACGGACGAGGGGCGCCCCGTCGATCCCGTGCGGGAGTACGGCGACCGAGTCGACCCCGAGGACATCGACTACTGA
- a CDS encoding AAA family ATPase: protein MNVIGTVGLPGSGKGEAANVAEEVGIPVVVMGDVIRAECRRRGLDPAEHHGRMAGTLREEEGDDAIATRTLPLIREAAADGERDTVLVDGLRSTVELERFREAFGDDFTLVAVRAPFEIRAERLDDRGRDESDSDLEALRERDAREIELGLGETLERADVEIDNTGTLAAFRGRVREVLGVAEGEGNADEVADADPATPNAGGDGS from the coding sequence ATGAACGTTATCGGAACCGTCGGCCTCCCCGGCAGCGGGAAGGGGGAGGCGGCGAACGTGGCCGAAGAGGTGGGGATCCCGGTCGTCGTCATGGGCGACGTGATCCGCGCCGAGTGCCGCCGCCGCGGGCTCGACCCGGCCGAACACCACGGGCGAATGGCCGGCACCCTCCGCGAGGAGGAGGGCGACGACGCGATCGCCACCCGGACGCTCCCGCTGATCCGGGAGGCGGCGGCCGACGGCGAGCGCGACACCGTGCTCGTCGACGGGCTCCGCTCGACCGTCGAACTGGAGCGCTTCCGGGAGGCGTTCGGCGACGACTTCACGCTCGTGGCGGTCCGCGCTCCCTTCGAGATCCGCGCCGAGCGGCTCGACGACCGCGGCCGCGACGAGTCCGACTCCGATCTGGAGGCCCTCCGCGAGCGCGACGCCCGCGAGATCGAACTCGGCCTCGGCGAAACGCTCGAACGGGCCGATGTCGAGATCGACAACACCGGGACGCTGGCGGCGTTCCGGGGACGCGTCCGGGAGGTGCTCGGCGTCGCGGAAGGCGAGGGGAACGCCGACGAGGTAGCCGACGCAGATCCCGCGACCCCGAACGCCGGAGGTGACGGCTCGTGA
- the moaA gene encoding GTP 3',8-cyclase MoaA: MTGPLADDFGREVTGVRISLTDRCNFDCVYCHNEGLGDTRGPMEPSDDEMTADDVVRFLEVVEGYGVDSVKFTGGEPMLRQDLEEIVERTPDSMEVSLTTNGTFLPGRAEDLKAAGLDRVNVSQDALDPDDFAEVTKSGAYERVLEGVKAAVDAGLDPVKLNMVVFTHTAGYVEEMVEHVADNEGLQLQLIQYMPELTGKPEWNVDIERVHDWLAEKADRVERREMHDRKRYFVGEDSDDDTGGMVEIVDPVENENFCANCGRVRVTHEGYLKGCLNRNDDLRSMGEMTRDEIAETFEAVVANRVPYYGEYLIENDDGEYELNEKYLGTPSTAD, encoded by the coding sequence ATGACCGGCCCACTCGCGGACGACTTCGGACGGGAGGTGACAGGGGTGCGAATCTCGCTTACCGACCGGTGTAACTTCGACTGCGTCTACTGTCACAACGAGGGGTTAGGCGACACGCGGGGGCCGATGGAGCCGAGCGACGACGAGATGACCGCCGACGACGTGGTCCGCTTTCTGGAAGTCGTCGAGGGGTACGGCGTCGACTCGGTGAAGTTCACGGGCGGCGAGCCCATGCTCCGACAGGACCTCGAAGAGATCGTCGAGCGCACGCCCGACTCGATGGAGGTGTCGCTGACGACGAACGGGACCTTCCTCCCCGGGCGCGCCGAGGACCTGAAGGCGGCCGGGCTCGATCGCGTGAACGTCTCGCAGGACGCGCTCGACCCGGACGACTTCGCGGAGGTCACCAAATCCGGCGCCTACGAGCGCGTGCTGGAGGGGGTCAAAGCCGCCGTCGACGCCGGGCTCGACCCCGTGAAGCTCAACATGGTCGTGTTCACGCACACCGCGGGCTACGTCGAGGAGATGGTCGAGCACGTCGCCGACAACGAGGGGCTCCAGCTCCAGCTCATCCAGTACATGCCGGAGCTGACCGGGAAGCCGGAGTGGAACGTCGACATCGAGCGCGTTCACGACTGGCTCGCCGAGAAGGCGGACCGCGTCGAGCGTCGCGAGATGCACGACCGGAAGCGGTACTTCGTGGGCGAGGACAGCGACGACGACACCGGCGGCATGGTCGAAATCGTCGATCCCGTCGAGAACGAGAACTTCTGTGCCAACTGCGGCCGCGTCCGCGTCACCCACGAGGGATACTTAAAGGGCTGTCTCAACCGCAACGATGACCTCCGGTCGATGGGGGAGATGACCCGCGACGAGATCGCCGAGACGTTCGAGGCAGTGGTGGCTAATCGCGTCCCCTACTACGGCGAGTACCTGATCGAGAACGACGACGGCGAGTACGAGCTCAACGAGAAGTATCTGGGGACGCCGAGTACGGCGGATTGA